Proteins encoded together in one Helicobacter pylori window:
- a CDS encoding formamidase, whose product MGSIGSMGKPIEGFLVAAIQFPVPIVNSRKDIDHNIESIIRTLHATKAGYPGVELIIFPEYSTQGLNTAKWLSEEFLLDVPGKETELYAQACKEAKVYGVFSIMERNPDSNKNPYNTAIIIDPQGEIILKYRKLFPWNPIEPWYPGDLGMPVCEGPGGSKLAVCICHDGMIPELAREAAYKGCNVYIRISGYSTQVNDQWILTNRSNAWHNLMYTVSVNLAGYDNVFYYFGEGQICNFDGTTLVQGHRNPWEIVTGEIYPKMADNARLSWGLENNIYNLGHRGYVAKPGGEHDAGLTYIKDLAAGKYKLPWEDHMKIKDGSIYGYPTTGGRFGK is encoded by the coding sequence ATGGGAAGTATCGGTAGTATGGGCAAACCTATTGAAGGGTTTTTAGTGGCAGCCATTCAGTTTCCTGTGCCAATTGTCAATAGCCGTAAGGATATTGATCACAATATTGAAAGCATTATTAGAACCTTGCATGCGACTAAAGCGGGGTATCCGGGAGTGGAGCTTATCATTTTCCCTGAGTATAGCACGCAAGGTTTGAATACCGCTAAGTGGCTTAGCGAAGAGTTTTTATTAGATGTCCCGGGTAAAGAGACAGAGCTATACGCTCAAGCGTGTAAAGAGGCGAAAGTTTATGGTGTTTTTTCAATCATGGAACGCAATCCTGATTCTAACAAAAACCCCTACAACACCGCCATTATCATTGATCCGCAAGGTGAAATTATTTTAAAATACCGCAAGCTATTCCCATGGAATCCTATTGAGCCATGGTATCCTGGGGATTTAGGAATGCCTGTGTGCGAGGGGCCGGGCGGATCAAAATTAGCCGTGTGCATTTGCCATGACGGCATGATTCCAGAGCTCGCTAGAGAAGCGGCCTATAAAGGGTGCAATGTGTATATCCGCATTTCAGGCTATAGCACTCAAGTCAATGATCAATGGATTTTGACCAACCGCTCCAACGCGTGGCACAATTTGATGTATACCGTGAGCGTGAATTTAGCCGGCTATGATAATGTCTTTTACTACTTTGGCGAGGGGCAAATCTGTAACTTTGACGGCACGACTCTTGTTCAAGGGCACCGCAACCCTTGGGAGATTGTAACTGGGGAAATCTATCCTAAAATGGCAGACAACGCTCGCTTAAGCTGGGGCTTAGAAAACAACATTTACAACCTAGGCCATAGAGGGTATGTGGCTAAACCGGGCGGAGAACATGACGCAGGCTTAACCTACATCAAAGACTTAGCGGCCGGTAAATACAAATTGCCTTGGGAAGATCACATGAAAATCAAAGACGGCTCTATTTATGGCTACCCTACCACCGGTGGGCGTTTTGGGAAATAA
- the folP gene encoding dihydropteroate synthase — MIVKRLNPDVLKNALQKIGPEKIAQDRMRQKGVSFVFEIQHLPLSAALILKQEAISVGGDFATPRDCILAKEPFYDGVLIVSAKQLERLIVKCHSQPFGLKHLAQELKSHLKAKKPNTPQIMAVLNLTPDSFYEKSRFSSKKALEEIYQWLEKGITLIDIGAASSRPQSEIIDPKTEQERLKEVLLEIKSQKLYQCAHFSIDTYHAKTAQMALEHCFSILNDVSGFNSIEMLEVARDYKPTCVLMHAQKTPKDMQENVFYHNLFDEMDRFFKEKLEVLEKYALQDVILDIGFGFAKLKEHNLALIKHLSHFLKFKKPLLVGASRKNTIGLITGREVQNRLAGTLSLHLMALQNGASILRAHDIDEHIDLIKVFKSLEETD; from the coding sequence ATGATTGTAAAACGCCTTAACCCTGATGTGCTCAAAAACGCTCTGCAAAAAATAGGCCCAGAAAAGATCGCGCAAGATCGCATGCGCCAAAAAGGCGTCAGCTTTGTTTTTGAAATCCAACACCTGCCCTTAAGCGCTGCATTGATTTTAAAGCAAGAGGCCATAAGCGTTGGGGGCGATTTTGCCACGCCAAGAGATTGTATTTTGGCTAAAGAGCCTTTTTATGATGGGGTGCTGATTGTGAGCGCTAAGCAATTAGAACGCCTTATTGTGAAGTGCCATTCCCAACCCTTTGGGCTTAAACATTTAGCGCAAGAATTAAAAAGCCACCTCAAAGCCAAAAAGCCTAACACCCCACAGATCATGGCGGTTTTAAACTTGACTCCGGATAGTTTCTATGAAAAGAGCCGTTTTAGTAGCAAAAAAGCGCTTGAAGAAATCTATCAATGGCTAGAAAAGGGTATCACGCTCATTGATATAGGCGCGGCCAGTTCAAGGCCACAGAGTGAAATCATTGATCCAAAAACAGAGCAAGAGCGCTTGAAAGAAGTTTTATTAGAAATCAAATCCCAAAAACTCTACCAATGCGCCCATTTTAGCATAGACACCTACCATGCCAAAACGGCCCAAATGGCTTTGGAGCATTGTTTTTCCATCCTTAATGACGTGAGCGGTTTTAATAGTATTGAAATGCTAGAAGTCGCAAGAGATTACAAGCCCACTTGCGTTTTAATGCACGCTCAAAAAACCCCCAAAGACATGCAAGAAAATGTCTTTTACCACAATCTGTTTGATGAAATGGATCGCTTTTTTAAGGAAAAACTAGAGGTTTTAGAAAAATACGCGCTTCAAGATGTTATTTTAGATATTGGGTTTGGATTCGCTAAATTAAAAGAGCATAATCTAGCCTTAATCAAGCATTTAAGCCATTTTCTTAAATTCAAAAAACCCCTATTGGTGGGAGCGAGCCGTAAAAACACGATCGGGCTTATCACTGGGCGTGAAGTTCAAAACCGGCTCGCTGGCACTTTGAGTTTGCATTTAATGGCGTTGCAAAATGGGGCGAGTATTTTAAGAGCACATGATATTGATGAGCATATAGATTTAATCAAAGTGTTTAAGAGTTTGGAAGAAACGGATTAA
- a CDS encoding outer membrane protein, with product MKKTLLLSLSLSFLLHAEDDGFYMSAGYQIGEAAQMVTNTGEIQKLSDKYESLNNLLTKYSTLNNLIQLSSDPSTINEVRDNLGSSAKNLLDVKANSPAYQAVLLALNAAVGLWQVTSYAFTACGPGEKENENGGIQTFNNVPGQNTTTITCNSYYQPGHGGPISTENYAKINQAYQIIQKALTANGSNGEGIPVLSNTNTKLDFTINGDKRTDGKPNKPLIYPWSHKKAISTSWDNTKLTPTETKIDTTNNAQELLKQASVIITTLNEACPNFQNGGSGYWLGISGNGTMCGMFANEISAIQGMIANAQEAVAQAKIVSENTQNQSNLDTAKPFNPYTDANFAESMLKNAQAQAEILNQTEQVVKNFEKIPTAFVKGSLGVCYEVEGGERRGTNPGQTTSNTWGAGCAYVEQTLTNLTNSIAHFGTQEQQIQQAENIADTLVHFKSRYNELGNTYNSITTALSKVPNAQSLQNVVSKKNNPYSPQGIETNYYLNQSAYNQVQTINQELGRNPFRKLGIVSSQTNNGAMNGIGIQVGYKQFFGQKRRWGARYYGFFDYNHAFIKSSFFNSASDVWTYGFGADALYNFINDKATNFLGKNNKLSVGLFGGIALAGTSWLNSEYVNLATVNNVYNAKLNVANFQFLFNMGVRMNLARSKKKGSDHVAQHGIELGLKIPTINTNYYSFMGAELKYRRLYSVYLNYVFAY from the coding sequence ATGAAAAAAACCCTTTTACTCTCTCTCTCTCTCTCGTTTTTGCTCCACGCTGAAGACGACGGCTTTTACATGAGCGCGGGCTATCAAATCGGTGAAGCCGCTCAAATGGTAACAAACACAGGAGAAATACAAAAGCTTTCGGATAAGTATGAAAGTTTGAACAATCTTTTAACCAAATACAGCACCTTAAACAACCTTATCCAATTATCCTCTGATCCGAGCACGATTAACGAAGTAAGGGATAATCTAGGCTCAAGCGCTAAGAATTTGCTAGATGTCAAAGCCAATTCCCCCGCTTATCAAGCGGTGCTTTTAGCATTGAATGCTGCAGTGGGGTTGTGGCAAGTTACAAGCTATGCTTTCACTGCTTGTGGTCCTGGCGAGAAGGAGAACGAAAATGGAGGTATCCAAACTTTTAATAATGTGCCAGGACAAAACACGACGACCATCACTTGCAATTCGTATTACCAACCAGGCCATGGCGGGCCTATATCCACTGAAAATTACGCGAAAATCAATCAAGCCTATCAAATCATTCAAAAGGCTTTGACAGCTAATGGATCCAATGGAGAAGGGATCCCAGTTTTAAGCAACACTAATACAAAACTTGATTTCACTATCAATGGAGACAAAAGAACGGATGGCAAACCAAATAAACCTTTAATATATCCATGGAGTCATAAGAAAGCTATTTCAACCTCGTGGGATAATACAAAATTAACACCAACAGAAACAAAGATTGACACAACCAATAACGCTCAAGAGCTTTTAAAACAAGCGAGCGTCATTATCACTACCTTAAATGAGGCATGCCCAAACTTCCAGAATGGTGGTAGCGGGTATTGGCTAGGGATAAGCGGCAATGGGACAATGTGTGGGATGTTTGCCAATGAAATCAGCGCTATCCAAGGCATGATCGCTAACGCGCAAGAAGCCGTCGCGCAAGCCAAAATCGTTAGTGAAAACACGCAAAATCAGAGCAACCTAGACACTGCAAAACCATTCAACCCCTACACAGACGCTAACTTTGCTGAAAGCATGCTCAAAAACGCTCAAGCTCAAGCGGAGATTTTAAACCAAACCGAACAAGTGGTGAAAAACTTTGAAAAAATCCCTACAGCCTTTGTAAAAGGCTCTTTAGGGGTGTGTTATGAAGTGGAAGGGGGTGAGCGTAGGGGCACCAATCCGGGTCAGACAACTTCTAACACTTGGGGGGCCGGTTGCGCCTATGTGGAACAAACCCTAACGAATTTAACCAACAGCATCGCTCATTTTGGCACTCAAGAACAGCAAATACAGCAAGCAGAAAACATCGCTGACACTCTAGTGCATTTCAAATCCAGATACAATGAATTGGGCAACACTTATAACAGCATCACCACCGCGCTCTCCAAAGTCCCTAACGCTCAATCTTTGCAAAATGTGGTGAGCAAAAAGAATAACCCCTATAGCCCGCAAGGCATAGAAACCAATTACTACCTCAATCAAAGTGCTTATAACCAAGTCCAAACCATCAACCAAGAACTAGGGCGAAACCCCTTTAGGAAATTGGGCATCGTTAGCTCTCAAACCAACAACGGCGCGATGAATGGGATCGGTATTCAAGTAGGCTACAAACAATTCTTTGGCCAAAAAAGAAGATGGGGCGCTAGGTATTACGGCTTTTTTGATTACAACCATGCGTTCATCAAATCCAGCTTCTTCAACTCGGCTTCTGACGTGTGGACTTATGGTTTTGGAGCGGACGCTCTCTATAACTTCATCAACGATAAAGCCACCAATTTCTTAGGCAAAAACAACAAGCTTTCTGTGGGGCTTTTTGGAGGCATTGCGTTAGCGGGCACTTCATGGCTTAATTCTGAATACGTGAATTTAGCCACCGTGAATAACGTCTATAACGCTAAATTGAACGTGGCGAATTTCCAATTCTTATTCAACATGGGAGTGAGGATGAATTTAGCTAGATCTAAGAAAAAAGGCAGCGATCATGTGGCCCAACACGGCATTGAACTAGGGCTTAAAATCCCTACCATCAACACGAACTATTATTCCTTTATGGGGGCTGAACTCAAATACCGCAGGCTTTATAGCGTGTATTTGAATTACGTGTTCGCTTACTAG
- a CDS encoding DUF507 family protein, which yields MRLKLTHINHISHKIANDFIHSKLLELKAPRELLCELIEGILEKSVKKENAIDEQARELLEENTDEIEFMRMDERQLFWMIKRQIAQKEGFHLFWEERCNDLSHQILNKILDEDLIMFSVSENLIRNLIYKSIDTYSKAYESIENEVHEKIKHYKRKLPVGSDEYELVFERLYEEELRRKGFL from the coding sequence ATGAGACTCAAACTAACCCATATAAACCATATAAGCCATAAGATTGCCAACGACTTTATCCATTCAAAACTATTAGAATTAAAAGCCCCTAGAGAATTATTGTGTGAGTTGATAGAAGGGATTTTGGAAAAAAGCGTTAAAAAAGAAAACGCCATAGATGAGCAAGCCAGAGAGCTTTTAGAAGAAAACACCGATGAGATAGAATTCATGCGGATGGATGAAAGGCAGCTTTTTTGGATGATTAAAAGACAGATCGCTCAAAAAGAGGGCTTCCATTTGTTTTGGGAAGAAAGGTGCAACGATTTGTCGCACCAGATTTTGAATAAAATCCTAGATGAGGATTTGATCATGTTTAGCGTGTCAGAGAATTTGATAAGAAACTTGATTTACAAATCTATTGACACCTATTCTAAAGCGTATGAAAGCATTGAAAATGAAGTGCATGAAAAAATCAAGCATTACAAACGCAAACTGCCCGTAGGGAGCGATGAATACGAGTTGGTGTTTGAAAGGCTCTATGAAGAAGAATTAAGGCGTAAGGGCTTTTTATAA
- a CDS encoding DUF465 domain-containing protein — MFHEFRDEISVLKANNPHFDKIFEKHNQLDDDIKTAEQQNASDAEVSHMKKQKLKLKDEIHSMIIEYREKQKSDHV; from the coding sequence ATGTTCCATGAATTTAGAGACGAAATCAGCGTGTTAAAAGCGAATAATCCGCATTTTGATAAGATTTTTGAGAAACACAACCAGCTTGATGACGACATCAAAACCGCCGAGCAACAAAACGCTAGCGACGCTGAAGTCAGCCACATGAAAAAACAAAAATTAAAATTAAAAGATGAAATCCACAGCATGATCATAGAGTATAGAGAAAAGCAAAAATCCGATCATGTTTAA
- the rpsR gene encoding 30S ribosomal protein S18, whose product MERKRYSKRYCKYTEAKISFIDYKDLDMLKHTLSERYKIMPRRLTGNSKKWQERVEVAIKRARHMALIPYIVDRKKVVDSPFKQH is encoded by the coding sequence ATGGAAAGAAAACGCTATTCAAAACGCTACTGCAAATACACCGAAGCTAAAATCAGCTTTATTGACTATAAAGATTTAGACATGCTCAAGCACACGCTATCAGAACGCTATAAAATCATGCCAAGGCGATTGACAGGCAATAGCAAAAAGTGGCAAGAAAGGGTGGAAGTGGCGATCAAAAGAGCCCGCCACATGGCTTTAATCCCCTACATTGTGGACAGGAAAAAGGTCGTGGATAGCCCTTTTAAACAGCACTGA
- a CDS encoding carbamoyl-phosphate synthase small subunit: MVSLYLENGLFLQAQSFGASGTQAGELVFNTSMSGYQEVISDPSYKGQFVVFSMPEIGVVGANSKDDESFFSCAGVLARHYNEFFSNSRADFSLSAYLKERGVLGICGVDTRSLIKTLRHHGCLMMVASTIEHNKNKLEEILKNAPKISHSPLVSSVSTPKIITHQHATFDFKTLDYKPFDEKTPHKIIAVLDFGAKGNILNELQNVGLKALIYPHYTKANELIKAYEKKEISGIFLSNGPGDPLSLQQEIGEIKQLIDAKIPMFGICLGHQLLSIAQGYPTYKLKFGHHGSNHPVKNLKTNAVEITAQNHNYCVPEEIEEIAIITHRNLFDNTIEGVRYKNAPIISVQHHPESSPGPKESHYIFKEFVELLKGF, from the coding sequence ATGGTCTCTCTCTATTTAGAAAACGGGCTTTTTTTGCAAGCGCAAAGTTTTGGGGCTAGCGGCACGCAAGCGGGCGAGCTTGTTTTTAACACTTCTATGAGCGGCTATCAAGAAGTCATTAGTGACCCTAGCTATAAGGGGCAATTTGTGGTTTTTAGCATGCCTGAAATTGGGGTTGTGGGCGCTAATTCTAAAGATGATGAATCCTTTTTTTCATGCGCAGGGGTTTTAGCGCGCCATTACAACGAATTTTTTTCTAACTCAAGGGCGGATTTTAGCTTGAGCGCTTATTTGAAAGAGCGTGGCGTTTTAGGGATTTGTGGCGTTGATACCAGGAGTTTGATTAAAACCTTACGCCATCATGGGTGCTTGATGATGGTCGCTTCCACGATAGAGCATAACAAAAACAAACTTGAAGAAATTTTAAAAAACGCCCCTAAAATTTCCCACTCCCCCCTAGTGTCTAGCGTTTCTACGCCAAAAATCATCACGCACCAGCACGCTACTTTTGATTTCAAAACCCTAGATTACAAGCCTTTTGATGAAAAAACTCCGCATAAAATTATCGCGGTGCTAGACTTTGGGGCTAAGGGCAATATCTTAAACGAGCTTCAAAATGTGGGGTTAAAAGCCCTTATTTACCCGCACTACACTAAAGCTAACGAGCTGATTAAGGCCTATGAAAAAAAAGAAATTAGCGGGATTTTTCTTTCTAACGGGCCGGGCGATCCTTTGAGCTTGCAACAAGAAATTGGCGAAATCAAGCAACTCATTGACGCTAAAATCCCCATGTTTGGCATTTGCTTAGGGCATCAATTGCTCTCTATCGCGCAAGGTTATCCCACTTACAAGCTCAAATTTGGCCATCATGGGAGCAACCACCCCGTTAAAAACCTAAAAACAAACGCCGTTGAAATCACCGCGCAAAACCACAACTATTGCGTCCCTGAAGAAATTGAAGAAATCGCTATCATCACGCACCGCAATCTTTTTGACAACACCATTGAGGGCGTGCGTTATAAAAACGCTCCCATTATTTCCGTCCAGCACCACCCAGAAAGCAGCCCCGGCCCCAAAGAGAGCCACTATATTTTTAAAGAATTTGTGGAATTGTTAAAGGGTTTTTAG
- a CDS encoding septum formation inhibitor Maf, with the protein MELILGSQSSARANLLKEHGIKFEQKALYFDEESLKTTDPREFVYLACKGKLEKAKELLANNCVIVVADSVVSVGNRMQRKAKNRQEALEFLKRQSGNEIEVLTCSALISPVLEWLDLSVFRARLKAFDSSEIEKYLESGLWQESAGCVRLEDFHRPYIKSSSENLSVGLGLNVEGLLGALKLGAKLSLL; encoded by the coding sequence ATGGAGCTTATTTTAGGCTCTCAATCCAGCGCTAGGGCGAATCTCTTAAAAGAGCATGGGATTAAGTTTGAACAAAAAGCGCTCTATTTTGATGAAGAAAGCCTAAAAACCACAGACCCTAGGGAGTTTGTTTATTTGGCGTGCAAGGGGAAATTAGAAAAAGCTAAAGAATTACTTGCGAATAATTGCGTTATTGTGGTTGCTGATAGTGTGGTGAGCGTGGGTAATCGCATGCAACGAAAAGCTAAAAACAGGCAAGAAGCCCTTGAATTTTTAAAACGCCAAAGTGGCAATGAAATAGAGGTTTTAACCTGCTCTGCATTGATTTCTCCTGTGTTGGAATGGCTGGATCTATCGGTTTTTAGAGCGCGTTTAAAGGCGTTTGATTCTAGCGAGATAGAAAAATATTTAGAGAGCGGATTGTGGCAAGAAAGCGCGGGCTGCGTGCGGTTAGAAGACTTTCATAGGCCCTATATTAAAAGCTCAAGCGAGAATTTAAGCGTGGGGTTAGGGCTGAATGTGGAAGGCTTGTTAGGGGCGCTAAAATTAGGGGCTAAACTTTCATTATTATAA
- a CDS encoding DMT family transporter: protein MRNTILFGVSMILLANLCFGIMSAFVKITADYFSPMENVFYRSITMTLLLLLVYPFKPYRLKSYKQGGFKKLAFRVVVGGLAMLAFFYNIEKISLATATAFSQCAPIYTVLLSPLLLKEKLKRSALISACIGLVGVVLISDPSVENVGPVEIFMGILSGIFVSLAYITLRDLREYYDKQAVILAFAFGMSLLGLAGMFIDIPFLSTGIHIPRKEDILWISLIGISGTLGQYFLTYAYMNAPAGIIAPIEYTRIVWGLLFGLYLGDKFLDLKSSLGVALILCSGLLIALPALLKELKKI from the coding sequence ATGCGTAATACCATTTTATTTGGCGTTTCAATGATACTCTTAGCGAATTTATGCTTTGGGATCATGAGCGCGTTTGTTAAAATCACAGCTGATTATTTTTCCCCTATGGAAAACGTGTTTTACCGCTCCATTACCATGACGCTTTTGCTCTTGCTTGTTTATCCTTTCAAACCCTACCGCTTAAAGAGTTACAAACAAGGCGGTTTTAAAAAGCTCGCTTTTAGGGTCGTTGTGGGGGGCTTGGCCATGCTAGCGTTTTTTTATAATATTGAAAAAATTTCGCTCGCTACAGCGACGGCTTTCTCGCAATGCGCGCCGATTTATACGGTGCTTCTTTCCCCTTTGCTTTTGAAAGAAAAACTCAAAAGAAGCGCGTTAATTTCCGCATGCATTGGGCTAGTGGGGGTGGTGTTGATCTCCGATCCTAGCGTGGAAAATGTGGGGCCGGTTGAAATTTTTATGGGCATATTGAGCGGGATCTTCGTGTCTTTAGCGTATATCACTTTAAGGGATTTGAGGGAATATTATGACAAGCAAGCCGTGATTTTAGCGTTCGCCTTTGGCATGAGCCTTCTTGGGTTAGCGGGCATGTTCATTGATATTCCTTTTTTATCCACAGGCATTCATATCCCTAGAAAAGAGGATATTTTGTGGATTTCTTTAATAGGGATTAGCGGGACTTTAGGGCAGTATTTCTTAACTTATGCTTACATGAACGCACCCGCTGGGATCATTGCCCCGATTGAATATACCCGCATTGTTTGGGGGCTGTTGTTTGGGCTGTATTTGGGCGATAAATTTTTGGATCTTAAAAGCTCTTTAGGGGTGGCTTTGATTTTATGTTCAGGTTTACTCATTGCTTTGCCCGCTCTTTTAAAAGAATTAAAAAAAATTTAA